The following coding sequences lie in one Pseudomonadota bacterium genomic window:
- the nagZ gene encoding beta-N-acetylhexosaminidase — MNISDFSIAQIAGQRLMAGFNGTQLSHELMFLIDTVKVGGLILFSQNVQTPEQIKNLCDSAQAYARSCNQPPLIISIDQEGGQVARLKEPFFTRFSGNPEIKNENDAFIFAQTIANELLGVGINMDMAPVLDVAPEGINSIMSGRAFGSDPYWVLKMGVAVIENMQARKLMAVAKHFPGIGRTVPDSHLELPVLDIGLSDLESFDLIPFYAAIRHDVSAIMLSHILYSNIDEKWPASLSEKIAKKLLREQMGYNGIVMTDDLDMGAIINNFDIKTVIKQILYAGIDMALICHAGPNIEYAFEEIKKNMRDFNEIEVEAEKSVSRILLYKEKYLSYTVNNDSE; from the coding sequence ATGAATATTTCCGATTTTTCTATTGCACAGATTGCGGGTCAGCGTCTCATGGCAGGTTTTAACGGAACACAATTATCTCATGAGCTGATGTTTCTTATAGATACTGTGAAAGTCGGGGGGTTAATACTTTTTTCACAAAATGTACAAACACCCGAACAGATAAAAAATCTTTGTGATTCAGCTCAGGCTTATGCAAGATCATGTAATCAACCTCCCCTGATAATCTCTATTGACCAGGAAGGCGGTCAGGTTGCAAGGCTCAAAGAGCCTTTTTTTACCCGATTTTCTGGAAATCCTGAGATAAAAAACGAAAATGATGCCTTTATTTTTGCACAGACAATTGCAAATGAATTACTTGGGGTTGGAATTAATATGGATATGGCTCCTGTTCTGGATGTTGCTCCGGAAGGCATTAACAGCATAATGTCCGGCAGGGCTTTTGGTTCTGATCCATACTGGGTTTTAAAAATGGGTGTTGCAGTCATAGAGAACATGCAGGCAAGAAAATTAATGGCTGTGGCCAAACATTTTCCAGGTATAGGAAGAACTGTTCCTGATTCCCATCTTGAACTGCCTGTTCTTGATATTGGACTTAGTGATCTGGAATCTTTTGATCTTATACCGTTTTATGCAGCTATAAGACATGATGTTTCGGCAATAATGCTTTCTCACATACTTTATTCAAACATCGATGAAAAATGGCCGGCAAGCCTTTCCGAAAAGATAGCAAAAAAGCTTTTGCGCGAACAAATGGGTTACAATGGTATTGTTATGACCGATGACCTGGACATGGGGGCTATAATAAATAATTTTGATATTAAAACAGTTATAAAACAAATTCTTTATGCCGGAATCGATATGGCGCTGATATGCCATGCAGGACCAAATATTGAATACGCCTTTGAGGAAATAAAAAAGAATATGCGC
- the dsrM gene encoding sulfate reduction electron transfer complex DsrMKJOP subunit DsrM: protein MVKCMFSLTVVVILSVLAFVGVETSGYTAQFVFGIVIPYAAFLVFVIGVINRVVGWARSPVPFAIPTTAGQQKSLPWIKHASLDNPTTTKGVFGRMFLEVFLFRSLFRNTRTQLSDGPRISFNLEILLWLASLAFHASFFTVLARHLRLFTDPVPSAIQLLEKVDGMLQLGVPGILLSGFVLLLAVSYLLLRRIVEPQVKYISLTQDYFPLFLIIGIAVSGILMRHVFKVDIIGAKQLAMGLVTFHPIIPEGIGGIFYVHLFFVSTLLVYFPFSKLMHMGGIFMSPTRNLPCNTRAVRHVNPWNYPVHTHTYEEYEDDFREKMIDAGLPVEKE, encoded by the coding sequence ATGGTTAAGTGCATGTTCTCACTCACTGTAGTAGTTATTTTATCGGTGCTTGCCTTTGTGGGGGTAGAGACGTCCGGTTACACAGCGCAATTTGTTTTCGGGATTGTAATACCGTACGCAGCTTTTCTTGTCTTTGTTATTGGAGTAATAAACCGTGTAGTCGGATGGGCGCGGTCTCCGGTACCTTTTGCAATTCCAACTACTGCCGGTCAGCAAAAATCTTTGCCGTGGATTAAACATGCAAGTCTGGATAATCCGACCACAACCAAAGGGGTTTTCGGCAGAATGTTTCTGGAAGTATTTCTTTTCCGTTCCTTATTTAGAAATACGAGAACCCAGTTAAGCGATGGACCCAGGATTTCTTTTAATCTTGAGATTCTTCTCTGGCTTGCCTCTCTGGCTTTTCACGCATCTTTTTTCACGGTTTTAGCAAGACATTTAAGGCTTTTTACTGATCCTGTGCCATCTGCTATACAACTACTTGAAAAAGTTGACGGGATGCTGCAACTTGGTGTGCCGGGAATATTATTGTCGGGCTTTGTTCTTCTTTTGGCTGTTTCTTATCTTCTTCTCAGAAGGATTGTCGAACCTCAGGTAAAATACATTTCACTCACCCAGGATTATTTTCCTCTGTTTTTGATTATAGGAATAGCTGTAAGCGGAATATTGATGCGTCACGTATTCAAAGTAGATATTATAGGCGCAAAGCAGCTTGCAATGGGTCTTGTCACATTTCATCCTATAATTCCTGAGGGTATCGGCGGTATTTTTTATGTGCATCTCTTTTTTGTAAGCACATTACTTGTCTATTTCCCGTTCAGTAAGCTTATGCACATGGGTGGTATTTTTATGAGTCCTACAAGAAATCTGCCGTGCAACACCCGGGCGGTCAGGCATGTAAATCCATGGAATTATCCTGTACATACTCATACATATGAAGAGTATGAGGACGATTTCAGGGAAAAAATGATAGATGCTGGACTGCCGGTTGAAAAGGAGTAA
- a CDS encoding RsbRD N-terminal domain-containing protein has product MKLEELLAQKKKVIIDKWFDAVVNTYPSDTSRFIKSQKNPFANPVGSTTHKGLSVLMDELLGEMNADTINSFLDPIIRIRAIQDFTPSGAVSFVFSLKDIIKDQFKDKEFNDHSMLIEVMQFYSKIDLVAKIGFDIYMKCREKIYHIKANEEKNRTFRAFERAGLIKEIPDNETESQLI; this is encoded by the coding sequence ATGAAACTGGAAGAGCTGTTAGCCCAAAAGAAAAAAGTTATTATCGATAAATGGTTTGATGCTGTTGTCAACACCTATCCTTCCGATACTTCCAGATTTATCAAAAGTCAGAAAAATCCTTTTGCCAATCCTGTAGGAAGTACAACCCATAAAGGTCTTAGCGTTTTGATGGATGAACTTCTTGGTGAAATGAATGCTGATACAATAAATTCATTTCTTGACCCGATTATAAGGATCAGGGCTATTCAGGATTTTACACCATCAGGAGCGGTTTCTTTTGTATTTTCTTTAAAAGATATAATAAAAGACCAATTTAAAGATAAAGAATTTAATGATCATAGCATGTTAATAGAAGTAATGCAGTTTTATAGTAAAATTGATTTAGTCGCAAAGATAGGTTTTGACATTTATATGAAATGCAGAGAGAAAATTTATCATATAAAGGCAAACGAAGAAAAAAACAGAACCTTCAGAGCGTTTGAAAGAGCCGGTTTGATTAAAGAGATTCCGGATAATGAAACGGAATCTCAATTGATTTAA